CAAAGTCAGCGAACCGATAAACCGACGCTCAAAGCCCAGTATCGAGATGCCTATCAGCGGGCTCACAACGTCCTAAAGGCTCATCCGCTCACACGGACTTTAGAAGCCGAGGTCTATCGGTATTGGTACAGTTGGGCGAGTGAAATGGTCACCAAGTTTCAGCGCACAACTGCAGCGGTGGAAGGGCGCAACGGCTATTTGGGTCAGATTCATCACAGCCGTCGCCGCTTGTCAGACCGTCAGTTGCAAGTGATGAGCGTGATTCATAATTTTGACCTCAAACGGCTCGATGGCTCTACCGCTGCCCAACGACTTTTCAAGCAACCCCATCCAGACTTATTTCAGACCGTTTTAGCTCAGATGCACGATTTACCTTTGCCCAGGCAGCGAGCCAAAGCTGCAAAAGCTCAAATCCTTGATGCAGCTAATGTCCCGGCTTAAACGGGTAGCCGCCGCAATTATGAATCTAAACGTTTTTCGCCAAATCAGAAAGCGATCATCGCTATCCTATTAGTTCCAGGTCCATCTGTTTACGCTGCAACCGTGGTCATGACTGCATGGGGGAGTGCCCTCAAGGGGAAACCAGCACGCTTGACTCAGTAACGCCTCAGCAGAGAGGGTTGCCGCGAGATCAGTCAATTTCTCAGGATCACCTGTCAGCAATCACAGGGATCTTGTCTACGAGGGTAGGAGCAGTTCCATCACCAGCTAACCGGCGGCGGGATCGGTGCTGCCAATGGGGCCTTCGCCATTGGCTCGAGAGCCCCCCGAGTAACCCTGACAGGGGGCAGAGCTGGGGAAGGCGTCTCATGGGCGTTGCTGGGCAGAGTGGGGGGGAGACAGTGCGATCGCATCCTCAGCGGGTGCCGGCTGGGCGGGCGTTGGTTTGAACCCCTTAGCCACGAAGGTGATGCAGCCCAACAACAGCAAGGCACTGAGGGTGAAGACGCCGCGATAGCCGATCGCCGCGGCCAAGACCCCGCTGAGGGCCGAGGCGATGATGCCGCTGATGCCGATGAGGGAGGTCTGCAGGGTGTAGTCGGTACCGGCCATCTCGGGACGACTGTTATCCATCATGATGGTGAAGGTGGTGGTGCCGATCATGCCCAGGGCCAAAAACGTGATGCCGACGATGCCGTACAGGACGGGCAGTTGGGTGAGGCCGAAGGTGGGCAAGAAGTAGGAGAGAACGCCCAGGAAGGCCAGGCTAGTGGCGATTAAGAGCGATCGCTTCCGCCCCCAGCGAGAAATGACGATCCCTGCCGCCAATGCCCCCACCATGGTCATGGTGGTGCCGCCAACCCCCAGCAGCGAGCCAATCTCCGCCAGGGACAAGCCCTGATCCACCAGCAGCGGCCGAAACATCGTGGCCGAGAGATTGTGGGCCGCCGCGTACAGCCCCAGAATCAACAGCCAGCCCAGCATCCCCGGTCGCCGGCAAAACTGCCAGAAAATGCGGCCATAGTTACCGGGGGTGAGAGGGGCGGTCAGGGCAGACGCGGCCGCTGGCCGACGGGGCTCGCGGTGCAACAACACCGGCAACAGGGCCAGCAGCATCGCCGCCGCCAGCGTCCACAGGCTCAGCCGCCAACCCCACTGATTCAGCACTATCAACAGGCCGCCGCCGCCAATCATTTTTCCGAGAGAGCCGCCCACCCCCTGAACGGCATTGCCCATGCCGCGCTCTTGAGGCTCTAACAGTCGCAGGGCCAGTGCGTCGGTGGCGATGTCCTGGCTGGCACAGCCGGTTCCCATCAGGGCCAGGCCGATCAGGATCACTGGTAGCTGGGTCTCCAGGTTGAGGCCACTACACATGAGGGTGATGCCCACCACCCAGAGCTGGAAGGCAATAATCCAGAAGCGATAGTGGCCCCAGCGGGCAACGCTATAGCGATCGATCAGCGGCGCCCAGAGAAATTTGAACGTCATGGCGATCGCAACCAGCGGCAATAGCCCGATCGCCTGCAGCGACATGCCCTGCTGGCGCAGCAACACCGGCAGCGCTTCATAGAGAAACCAGAAGGGCAGAAACTGCGACACGTATAAACTGCCGAGCAAACCGTATTTTTTCAGGTGGGATTGAGAGGCCACGGGCCGGTACTCGCTGGATAGACGACAGTCAGGTTAGACCCAAGGGGGCGCGATCGCCCGTATTGCTAAAACGTGAGCGAGAACGAGCCGATAATGGTGAACGGTTCACCAGGCTCGATGCCTCGGACCCGGGAAATCGGCGTTCCCTGGATGTAGTCGGTATCGAAGAGATTTTTAAAATTCAACGCCAACTGCCAATCCGCGCGCTCATAGAAAATGGCGGCGTTGGTGATGAAATACTCATCCAACCGGAAACTGTTGTCCAGGTCCCCTGGTCGCTCCCCGACATAATTGAAGCCCAGGCCGAAGCCCAGCCCGGCCAGATCGCCGTCTTGCAGGGTATAGGTCGTCCACAGGTTGGCGCTGTGTTCGGGAATGCCGATTAACCCATTGCCCACGGGAAACCGGTTGTCCGCCGTCACTCGGGCATCGGTGTAGGCATAGTTGGCGATGACATTCCAGCCCGGCAGAATTTCCCCCGAAATATCCAGCTCCACCCCCTGACTGCGCTGCTCCCCCGTGGCAATTGAGGCATTTAAGAACGGAGGCGCCGTGGGATCGGCGGTGGCAACGTTCTGCCGGGTGATGTCGAAATAGGCCAGGGTCGCCACCAAGCGCTGGTCAAACAGCTCGGTTTTGAGGCCTATCTCAAAGCCCTCACCGTCCTCCGGGGGCAGCAAGTCACCGGCCACATCGGTGGCGTTGCTGGGGGTAAATGACTGCGAATAGCTGGCGTACAGGGACAGCTGGGGCGCGGCTGGATAGACAACTCCCAGGCCGTGGAGTCAAGCAATCCACCGATTGGCCCTGATGTCCACTGCCGGTGGGGTCAAAGAGAGACGGCGGGTTATTCACGTCTTGATCAACGACGTCGTAACGCACCCCGCTAAGAGGGTTGAGACGCGTCGAAAATCTCAATCTGGTCTTTGGGCCAAACCAGGACCAGACGGCGGGTGATCACTTCTGCACCCGGGCAGGCGTTGGCACAACTGGTCGAAGGTCCCAGTCAGCGGAACGGTCAACCATAGACTGGGTCGAAGACCGTTTATAGGGGCGAGGGGGCCAGAAAGATTGCCCCCGGGCCTCAATATCGCTGCGAATCGGCGACTCCCCAGACTCAACCCCCAAACAGCAGCGGTGTGTCGACTGCTGGCCGGTTGGCAAAGTTTGCGCCACCCACATCGGTCCCTGAGCCCGTAGACGTTTTGAATCATTCGGTGGCCCGTATTGACATCGAACCACAGATGCCCGCAGCCTCGTTAAAGGCAACCGGTAGCAACGGGTTTCACGCGCCTGTATTATTTCTTGGCGTGCTAATAGCCGAAAGGCATGGCGAAATTGTCCAGTTATCGCCGAAGGCATGCTCTAGGCGATAGCCCCCCCAGAAAGAAATCCCGGCTCGATCACGTCAATCGGGTTCGCCGAAGATGCGATCGCGGGGCACATCGACAATGCCGTCACCCAAGGCCAGTAACCCGGAATCATTTGGGACGCTGATCATGGAAGTACTCAAAATCCAGGGCCAGGGCGGTGCGCTCACCGATGTCCCAGGTGACCACGGGGGCAATAAACCGACGCCGCATCTCCTGATCGAAGTCCCGAAAGCTGTCCTGTCGCGAGACCAGGGCATTGACCCGATAGCGCAGGCGACCATCGCCACTGAGGCGATCGGATAAATCCAATTGGGGCCGAATTAGGGTGCGGTTCCCCAGCTGCAATTCCGCCTGGTAAGACGGTTCTACCGTCGGCTGCTCCGTGATCAGGTTAATCACCCCACCGGGCTGAATTTCACCGTAGAGAATCGACGCCGGTCCCTTCAGCACCTCGATTTGCTCCACATTGACGGTTTCCGGCAGCGCCAAGATGCCGGTATTGGAGAGGCTACCAGAGCCCGACAACCGGAAGCCATCCCGCAGCAGCTGCGCCCCCTGAAACCCCCGAATAGTGTATTGAAAGCCCGCTCCCTCGGTGGAGTCGACCACCACACCGCTGACATTGCGCAAGGCTTCGTCCAGCTGAATCACCTGCTGATCGTCCAGCACCTCTCGCGGAATCACTTGCACAGAGGCCGGTATTTCCAGCAGGTCGGTCGCGGTGCGGGTCGCGGTGCTGGCCCTGGGGACAAAATACTCACTTCCCGCTGGTTGCCCGGTCACGGTAATGCGTAAGCCCTCGTCGGCATCTGCCGTGTCCGGCGGGGCAGGAATCCTGTCTACCCCATCGCTGGCAGGCGCGTCCGGGTCCGGCGTATCCGCCGGGGCAGGACGGCTGGCCGGGTCTGATGCTGCGATCGCAAAGGCCAGCGCCTCCCCTGCAGTTGTCACCCCAGGCAGCCCAGCGCCTCCTGTCACCCTGACTCGAATGCTGTTCGCATCCAGCGTCATCACCGCGATCGATGCAATGCCCGGGGCCGGATTACTTTGTTCAAATGCGGCCCCAGGAGCGAGTTGAGCATTAGTGATATCCGCCTGCCAGGTCTGGCCATACTGGGTCACAAACACCTGAGGAATTTGCCCCTCTGGCCGTTTCCAGCCGCAGCACCACCCATTCGGGGCTGGGCTCCAGACTCACCTGAACCACCTGCAATGGTCGCAGCCGGCGCCGCCTCAACTATCCCAAAGCTGGAAACCCCTGCCAGGATAACCCCCCAGGGCACCTGTCCCATACCTGCTCATGCTCCCCACTCCCTCACACCAACTGGCTTAACGCGTCCTCGTAGTTGAGAACTGTACGCAACAGCCTGAGGGCGATGCAATCTGGAAAACGGATTTGTTTCGTCCCCAAACGGATTATTTTGCCGGCGGGGGTGTTATATCAAATCCGCTAAGACAGGCAACATTACGATGAGGTATCACAACTGCAATCCGTCATTGCGGGCAAGCGCAGCGCCACCCGCAATCCAGGCAGAGCGCTTTGGGCGTAGCTGAGATTGACGCCCTGGATTCCCGCTACGCCCTCCGGGCACGCTTCGCGAAACGCGGGAATGACAGAGAACTATTTTCCTAGGTGAATTAACCGGATTTCATATTAGGAAACACGACGCCGATGATGACTGTAAGCGTCAGTGGCTCAGTCAATGGCATAGCGGTGAAGCTGGGTTCGTGAGCGGGGGAACTGGGTTCACCAGCGGGGGAATTGGCTTCGCCAGTGGTGAGGCTGACCTAATTGTCTGCCCCCTCTTCCTGAATTGAAGGCATATGATCATAGCCTGCTGTCGAGCTACTCTTGAAGAGGCTTCCGAATGACCGCATGAATTTCCGCTGCGGTGACAGCTGAGACGCACTGCCCTCGGAAGGTGGGTTGGGTCGGTGTTCATCCGCTAGGGGAGCGATCGCGGAGCACTGTCCTGCATCAGCCAAACAACGGGTTGCAGTTGAGATTCAACAGTAAGGCTACAGCGACTTATAGGCCCTGGGAGTGACCCCAAACTTACGCTTAAACGCGGCGGAAAACTGGCTGGGGCTGGCATAGCCCACCGCCTGGGCCACCTGAGCCACCGAATCGATGCCCTGCTCCAGCAGCCATTGCGCCTTCTCCATGCGGCATTGATGCAGATAGCCAAATACCGTGGTGCCAAACACCTGCCGGAAGCCCCGTTTGAGCTTGAAGTCATTCATCTCGGTTTGTTGCGCCAGCGCCTTCAGGGATGGGGGACACTCAAGATTGCCAATTAAAATGTCGCGGGCTCGATACAGGCGCTCAATGTCCTCTGCTTTCAGCCGCAACTCTAGTTTGGGTGGCGGGGTTCCCTGCTGCACCTGCGCCAGCTTTAGCACAATCAACTCTAAAATCTTGCTTTCTAGATATAGGCGCTTCAGATCGCCCTGGTAGGGACAGTTCATGATCTTGTGCAACGCCGTCAACATCGCGGGCGTCGTCTGATTCGCCGTCACTCGCATCTCGGACTCTGGGGTCTGAAGCGCCAGGGTTTGGCCAAAGTTAAGCGGCGCCTGATGGGGAGCAATCAGGGCATCAAACACGTGCGCTTGAATGCCAACGGTCAACAGTTCCACCACCTGATTGGCCGCATAGTGGGTGGTGGTCTCGATGGTGCCTGACATAAAGCCAATCAGATTGGTCCCCGGACGCAGGGCAATGTCTGTGCTGTGACCCCGCAGGCGTTGCAGGGAACGGCCAGCCAGACAAAACCGCAGCCCCCAGGTGGACATCTGCTTAATAGTTTCGACAAAGGTGACGTCCTGCTGTAAGTCGGCTCGGGTCAAGACCAGATCGAGGCCGTCCCTCACCTGGATGCAGCGACTCTGCCAAAACCCAAACGGCTGCTGTAGCTTCCAGGACATCTCATCGGAGTCTACCTGATAGCGTCCCCCGGTTTGTTGCTGCAACGCCCTGAGCATGGTCGGAATGGTATCAGCGGAGAGGGCGAGATTCAGGGTGGTCATCGGCTTAGAACGGCCTTGAGGACAATGAGAAGAATTCTCATTATACTGGCTGATGTGTCGGTCAAAACTGGTCGGATGACGGTTACGATTGTTGCAGTGCCTACTCCAGCAACTCACCGAACCGTTCCCGGTAGCGGGCAAGCTGTTCTTCTGGAGTTAAATACCGTTTTCCGTATTCGTCATACCAGTAGAGCACCTCTCGCTGCACATCGCCATCTTGGTAGGGATGCCGACCAATGCCTAACCCAATGTCTGGCATCCAATAGGGCTCGCCAACTTGCAGCTCATAGGTGCCATCTATCCAACGATACACCTCAAACGGTTGATGCTGATCCCGTTGCCAGTATTGAGGATTGTAAATTACGTAATACGACACGCCTAAGCGGGCGTAGGTCGCCATTTTCGTATCGTATTCACCGCCTGGTGTGAGAGAAGCCACCTCCAGCACAAACTGTGGCACCATCCCGTTTTCTTCCCACACCACGTAGCTTTTGCGGGACAAGCCTCCCTTATGTCGCTCTACTCCCAGACTGAGAAATCCATCTGGAACAACGGGTACAAAAGGAGTGGTCCCCGTCGTGTGATAAATTCCCATATCTACGCCAAAAAACCAGTCATTTCGGTCTGTCCAAATGAACTTGAGTAAGAACAGCAAGATATTGGGAATTAGATTTTGATCCTCATTATCCACAGGCGT
This portion of the Halomicronema hongdechloris C2206 genome encodes:
- a CDS encoding MFS transporter, which gives rise to MASQSHLKKYGLLGSLYVSQFLPFWFLYEALPVLLRQQGMSLQAIGLLPLVAIAMTFKFLWAPLIDRYSVARWGHYRFWIIAFQLWVVGITLMCSGLNLETQLPVILIGLALMGTGCASQDIATDALALRLLEPQERGMGNAVQGVGGSLGKMIGGGGLLIVLNQWGWRLSLWTLAAAMLLALLPVLLHREPRRPAAASALTAPLTPGNYGRIFWQFCRRPGMLGWLLILGLYAAAHNLSATMFRPLLVDQGLSLAEIGSLLGVGGTTMTMVGALAAGIVISRWGRKRSLLIATSLAFLGVLSYFLPTFGLTQLPVLYGIVGITFLALGMIGTTTFTIMMDNSRPEMAGTDYTLQTSLIGISGIIASALSGVLAAAIGYRGVFTLSALLLLGCITFVAKGFKPTPAQPAPAEDAIALSPPHSAQQRP
- a CDS encoding TonB-dependent siderophore receptor, which produces MGVVYPAAPQLSLYASYSQSFTPSNATDVAGDLLPPEDGEGFEIGLKTELFDQRLVATLAYFDITRQNVATADPTAPPFLNASIATGEQRSQGVELDISGEILPGWNVIANYAYTDARVTADNRFPVGNGLIGIPEHSANLWTTYTLQDGDLAGLGFGLGFNYVGERPGDLDNSFRLDEYFITNAAIFYERADWQLALNFKNLFDTDYIQGTPISRVRGIEPGEPFTIIGSFSLTF
- a CDS encoding TonB-dependent receptor plug domain-containing protein encodes the protein MPQVFVTQYGQTWQADITNAQLAPGAAFEQSNPAPGIASIAVMTLDANSIRVRVTGGAGLPGVTTAGEALAFAIAASDPASRPAPADTPDPDAPASDGVDRIPAPPDTADADEGLRITVTGQPAGSEYFVPRASTATRTATDLLEIPASVQVIPREVLDDQQVIQLDEALRNVSGVVVDSTEGAGFQYTIRGFQGAQLLRDGFRLSGSGSLSNTGILALPETVNVEQIEVLKGPASILYGEIQPGGVINLITEQPTVEPSYQAELQLGNRTLIRPQLDLSDRLSGDGRLRYRVNALVSRQDSFRDFDQEMRRRFIAPVVTWDIGERTALALDFEYFHDQRPK
- a CDS encoding helix-turn-helix transcriptional regulator, whose translation is MTTLNLALSADTIPTMLRALQQQTGGRYQVDSDEMSWKLQQPFGFWQSRCIQVRDGLDLVLTRADLQQDVTFVETIKQMSTWGLRFCLAGRSLQRLRGHSTDIALRPGTNLIGFMSGTIETTTHYAANQVVELLTVGIQAHVFDALIAPHQAPLNFGQTLALQTPESEMRVTANQTTPAMLTALHKIMNCPYQGDLKRLYLESKILELIVLKLAQVQQGTPPPKLELRLKAEDIERLYRARDILIGNLECPPSLKALAQQTEMNDFKLKRGFRQVFGTTVFGYLHQCRMEKAQWLLEQGIDSVAQVAQAVGYASPSQFSAAFKRKFGVTPRAYKSL
- a CDS encoding Uma2 family endonuclease, whose product is MVQSDRWLHLPNSNELPCSDDTPVDNEDQNLIPNILLFLLKFIWTDRNDWFFGVDMGIYHTTGTTPFVPVVPDGFLSLGVERHKGGLSRKSYVVWEENGMVPQFVLEVASLTPGGEYDTKMATYARLGVSYYVIYNPQYWQRDQHQPFEVYRWIDGTYELQVGEPYWMPDIGLGIGRHPYQDGDVQREVLYWYDEYGKRYLTPEEQLARYRERFGELLE